The Balneola sp. genomic interval CCCCAGGTCAGGTTTTGCAATAATGCGATCATAAAGGAGATTGTAAGAAAGTTCATCGGAAAATAAGAGCACAAATGAGAAAGTGAAACTAAAACCAATTTCTTAACTCATTTTTTTAATCAAATGCCTATACTTGTTTTAAGACAAAAACAGGGATCAAAACAAGGAATTAGTTTGCCACAAGAACGCAGATTTGTCCGGCCGCGGAAGCAATTGGTAGAAACTTTGCGCAAGAAAGGTATTGAAGACGTGCGCGTACTAAATGCCATTGAGAAGATTCCTCGCCACAAACTTATTGATACTGCACTCCATTCAAAGGCTTACAACGACACTGCATTACCGATCGGCATGGGGCAGACTATTTCTCAGCCCTTTACAGTAGCTGCTCAAACGGAATTACTGGCTATAGAAAAAGGGGATAAAATATTAGAAATCGGCACCGGGTCCGGATATCAGTGTATGGTTTTATGTGAATTGGGGGCTAATGTATATAGTGTGGAGCGCCATAATGACCTCTATCATAAGGCGAAAGAGGTGCTTCGTGAGTTCGGCTACCGAGCTATGCTGAAAGTTGGAGATGGTACGCTAGGTTGGTCTACCTATGCTCCGTATGACGGAATTGTTGTTACAGCCGGTGCACCCGTGGTGCCAGATGATTTGGTTCAGCAGCTTAGTGTGGGCGGAAGGCTGGTGATACCTGTAGGTGATGATAAAAAACAAATGATGCTTCGAATAACAAGAGTTTCAGAAAATGAATATGAGCGTGAAGAATTGGCTGACTTTAAATTTGTGCCCCTTATTGGCGAAAAAGGATGGGGTGGATCATAGTGCCTGAGCAAGAACAAGAAGAAACGTCGAATTCGCCTAAAGACACTACCACTTTTAAAGAAGCACCTTTCCTGACTCTCAAGGGCTTTTTGATGGGCTCAGCTGATATCGTGCCCGGTGTAAGTGGTGGTACCATGGCATTGATCGTTGGGATTTATGAACGGCTGCTGAATGCCATCAAAAGTGTAAATGGTAATTTCATAAAGCTATTCTTTACGCTGAAATGGAAGCAGGCTTTCAAAGAGATTCATCTGTTTTTCTTAGCAGCTTTATTTCTGGGTATTTTTTCTGCACTCGCATTTTTCACAAAAGTAGTACCGCTTCAAGTGTACATGTTTACCGAACCTGAAATTGTATACGGCTTATTTTTTGGGCTGATTGTCGGTTCCATCTACATCCTGATAAAAGCACTAGAGCGTTTTACTAAAACCGAAATGTTGATGTTGGTGCTGGGAATGGCTTTTGGAATCTGGATTGTGTCTCTGGTTCCGGCCGACACACCCGAACATCCCGCTTTTGTATTTCTGAGTGGAAGTATTGCAATTTGTGCAATGATTTTACCGGGAATTTCCGGTTCCTATTTACTCCTGATAATGAGAAAATATGACTATCTGCTTTCTCAAATCGGAAAAATAGGTGGTGTAGAAACGGTTGACGGTTTGCTTGGTCTTCTTCCTTTTATGCTTGGTGCCATAGTTGGTTTGGCAGCTTTTTCAAGATTCTTATCCTGGTTGCTTTCCAAATATCATCCACAAACTATAGCGGTTTTAATTGGTTTTTTGATTGGGTCTTTATACGTAATCTGGCCATATCAGCATCGGGATTTTGTGCAGAAGGCCGAAGTGACTCAGGTTGAATATATGAATCACCCGAAAGTTCAAGAGCTAATGGAGAATCCTCCAAATACGAATCTGCCTGAGTACGAACGTATCGGTGAAATCAGCAATGCTGAATCCACTTTTGATGAGATGAAGCAGGTTGAAATTGAAACTGTAAAGAACAAGCTCATTAAATCTGAACCTTTCATTCCGGGTTGGTGGGGATCTAAATCTGATGATGACCCAAATGTATGGGGCGGAATAGTCGGTATTCTTGTTGGGATGATGATGGTAGGCGGACTGGATATGCTTCGTAAGAAATAAGTATTCCCTTCAAAACCACTGGTACCCTTCCTTGTTCCTTCCCTCCGGCGCTTAGCGCTTGCAAGGAAGGAGACGCATGAAGAACGGCAGTGTTAGATTCTTATCATAAGAAGCAGAAAGTAGAATAGAGGGAAAATTTCACCAAAGCGTCCTCTTTCCTTGTCCCGCCTAGCGGGATAGGGAAAGAGACAGAGATAGGGTTCCGGTGGGTAGGGCGCCGCTCTATTACTCTTCCAAAAAAACCAAAATCCTCGAAATAACCCCATCCATATCCTTAAGCTCCTCATTCTTTATTCGTAAAACTCTTAGCCCAAGGTCGTTCAATACCAAATCCCGCTGGTAATCGCATGCTTTTTGAAATTCATGGACTTTACCATCAACCTCGATAACCAATTTTAACTCAGCGCAGTAGAAGTCTGCTATATAAAAGTATCTGTTATTTTGAATCTGCTCATGCACAAATGGTTTTTGACGAAGAAACTTGTAGCCTTTTAGTTGTCTTCTTCGCAGAACTCCCCAAAGTTTTTTCTCTGATGAGGTTGGAGTACTTCGAAGCTCTCGGGCGATTTCCGTTATTGATTTCCAGGTTATATACATGCTAGGAATAGATATATAATTGGGGGAATAATCAAGCATCTCCGGGACCCTTCCTTGTTCCTTCCCTCCTGCGCTTGGCGCTTGCAAGGAAGGAGACCCATGAAATAGATGATATGTAGGTTTATTCCATAGAAATAGAAAGTAGTATATGGTATAACTCTAACTAACGCGTCCTCTTTCCTTGGCGGACTTTGTCCGTTAGGGAAAGAGACAGAGATAGGGTTCCGTTAAGCAGGGCGCCGCTCAATTCCTGAAAAAACAACCTCAATACCTTCTCAATATGGAACATAATTGACGACTAACTTATTATATTACTAGAGTTAGTTCTTCACATAAAACAAGGAGCAGCTATGAAAGTCGATCGAATGTTAATACCTACCGATCTATCCGAAAAGTCAAATGCAGCCCTGCGATCAGCCGATCTATTCATTGAGAAATTTGATTGCACGGTAGACCTGATGCACGTTATCCCTTTATCGAAATATTTAGGGGATAGCTTTGATAAGTTGGGCATACCACTTGATATGGACAAAGAGGTCTATCCCAAAGTTGTAGAGGATCAGCGTAAGAGGCTTAGCACCTTTGCAAATGAGCATATCAAAAAGAAAGAAAAACGGGGAGAATATTTAATATCAATCGACCGTAAGCCCTCAGACTCTATCCTTAAGCAGATTAAAAAAGGAAAGTATGATCTTGTAATCATGAGTGCGAAAGGGGAGCATCATGCTGAATTTTTTCATGGAAGTGTAACCGACAAAATTATTCGCCGCTCTAAGACACCGGTTTTAACACTTTCTGATAAAATGAATTCAGAAAACATCAACACCATTGTAGTGCCGTGTGATTATTCGGAGCACTCTATGGCTGCTATCCCTATGGCTTTTGATGTCGCTGAAAAATTCAACGCAAAAATTGAATTACTGAATGTTGTTGAAATGTATGCCTACGATATTCAAGACATTGAGCCGGTTGGTATATCAATCGATGAAAAAAATGTTTACGGAGGCTTAAAAGGACGTTTAAAAACTTTCTTTGAAGATCATGAGCAGTTCAAGTTTAGCATAGAAGACGGTAAGGAAGATTTCGAAGATATATTAGTCCGCCATGAAGAGGGTGGAGATGTCAAAATTAATTTTAAATCCGTGATTTTGAAGTCTGTTGTAGCCCATCATGAGATTGTGGACTATGCCAATGAAAACGCAGACTTGGTAGTGATGAGTACTCACGGAAGAACTGGATTATCCCGAATGTTACTCGGTTCAACGACAGAACAGGTCATTCAGCATCTTAAAAAACCTCAGATTACTATAAAGCCGGATTTAGAAGAGTAGAGGGCGGGGAATAATCAAGCATCTCTGGAACCCATCCTTGTTCCTTCCCTCCTGCGCTTGGCGCTTGCAAGGAAGGAGACGCCTGAAGAACGGCAGTGTTAAATTCTTATCATAAGAATCAGAAAGTAGAATAGAGGGAAAACTTCACCAACGCGTCCTCTTTCCTTGGCGGACTTTGTCCGTTAGGGAAAGAGAAAGAGATAGGGTCCCGGTGGGTAAGGAACTATCAATTTCTTCTAAATTAAACCCGTTTTTTCTTCATTCAAACTT includes:
- a CDS encoding protein-L-isoaspartate O-methyltransferase gives rise to the protein MPILVLRQKQGSKQGISLPQERRFVRPRKQLVETLRKKGIEDVRVLNAIEKIPRHKLIDTALHSKAYNDTALPIGMGQTISQPFTVAAQTELLAIEKGDKILEIGTGSGYQCMVLCELGANVYSVERHNDLYHKAKEVLREFGYRAMLKVGDGTLGWSTYAPYDGIVVTAGAPVVPDDLVQQLSVGGRLVIPVGDDKKQMMLRITRVSENEYEREELADFKFVPLIGEKGWGGS
- a CDS encoding DUF368 domain-containing protein, with translation MGWIIVPEQEQEETSNSPKDTTTFKEAPFLTLKGFLMGSADIVPGVSGGTMALIVGIYERLLNAIKSVNGNFIKLFFTLKWKQAFKEIHLFFLAALFLGIFSALAFFTKVVPLQVYMFTEPEIVYGLFFGLIVGSIYILIKALERFTKTEMLMLVLGMAFGIWIVSLVPADTPEHPAFVFLSGSIAICAMILPGISGSYLLLIMRKYDYLLSQIGKIGGVETVDGLLGLLPFMLGAIVGLAAFSRFLSWLLSKYHPQTIAVLIGFLIGSLYVIWPYQHRDFVQKAEVTQVEYMNHPKVQELMENPPNTNLPEYERIGEISNAESTFDEMKQVEIETVKNKLIKSEPFIPGWWGSKSDDDPNVWGGIVGILVGMMMVGGLDMLRKK
- a CDS encoding cytosine methyltransferase, giving the protein MTEIARELRSTPTSSEKKLWGVLRRRQLKGYKFLRQKPFVHEQIQNNRYFYIADFYCAELKLVIEVDGKVHEFQKACDYQRDLVLNDLGLRVLRIKNEELKDMDGVISRILVFLEE